In Lycium barbarum isolate Lr01 chromosome 9, ASM1917538v2, whole genome shotgun sequence, the DNA window ATTTCATTCATAAACACAGCCAAATTGGCCGTATACAGGGGTATACCAAAAAGTTAAGACtctacaaaatatgattctctacaAACTCCACCATATCATCTAGACAACAGGGAACTTTCTGTTTACACCTAAAGAAAATAAGGGACCGAAGACTACTCCCAAACTGAGAGAAACTCGACTCTACTCCTTCAAACACTCTCCTATTTCTCTCTCTCCAAACTACCCACATTAATGCAAGTGGAACCATGTTGCAAGCCCGTCATTTTCTCCTCCTTCTTCTGCTCTTCCAACTGAACATCAACTCTTACACAGTTTTTGACATCACCCAAGGAGTGCTAAACCACCTATCCCACCATAATCTCATGGTTAGCCTACAATGTATAAGAAGATGATCCACATCTTCGCCCGTCTCCTTACACATGTAGCACCAACTGACGCAGACAACCTTCCGCTTTCTAAGATTTTCCACTATCAAAATGACCCCTCTAGTGGCTAGCCAAGTGAAAAAGCACACCTTCCTTGGCACACTTGGGATCATATTGCATGCATTACAAGGGAACTCAACCTCATCCCGAACCAAAAGTTTTTCATAAAAGGACTTCACTGAGAACACTCCATTATTTTCCAAGCCCCACCACCAAACATCGGGAAAAACCACCGGACTGACTTGGTTGGTGCATGGATATCATAACAAGTGATTAGGAATGGTACatttgatgcatataaattataaaATTGAGGGACCTATTAAGAGATAGTGATATACTGGATCATATTATCACATATATGTGCCATCAATTACAACTTGATGATGTACAGAGATATCCTAGTATAGACAACAACATCTCAAGGACTATCAACTGTAGCCACTGCAAGGATTTACTTTATGTGCATGATGAAATACAACCATCTATAAGCTTACTTGGGCAAAAGGGGTTCTTTCAAGAAAGAAATTTTTAGTGTAGACTTATGGAGATAAAAATGCCAACATATGATGCTCTAGCCAGAATTGGCACTACTGCTACTACTTCTAAATGTTGGTGTTGTGAGTATCCATTTATAGAAAATGTGGAACATGTTCTCATGTAAAATACTACAGCTTGCAAGGTCTGAAATTTTGTTGTATTTGATTCTTAAACAGAAATGATGGTGGATATTAAGCAGCATTGTCATTATGTCATACATTGTGGAAATTGAACTCAAAGTCTTATTACTTCCATAAtgttagattatgtaattatttagtaaaatatattttgtaatcttctattttaggatagcatatgttagaattatttagtcaaattagttcctaatttgtagcctgcaattatgttgtaaatcatgtatatcaactCATTCAAGGGAACAGAATAATCAAGGAAAACATtctcttacatggtatcagactaggttctcctaaaaaccctagccCTTGGCCGCCGACCCCCCTGGCCGCcgacctccccccccccccccccccttggccgCCGACCCCCTCCCTCTTTTTCGTTTTCCTCTCCTTCGACTATTGCCCCTCCTCTTCTCCATGGCTGACGCCTCCAAGTTGCATCCTGCAACTACCGTCACcaatatcaaatcatgcattcttaTTGTGCTTGACTACGAAGGAAGCCAATACAATAACTGGGCTACCCTCTTCAAGCTCCATTGTCGTGCAAATTTAGTGATCAACCACATCCTACCTCTTGCCTCCCCCACCGTGCCACCACCGGCAACTGCAGTCGAAAAACTTGCTGCTAAGGCCCTATGGGAACGGCTAGATGACATTGTTTGGCAATGGATATATGGTACGATATCGAATGATCTTCTCAACATGATCATTCATCAAGAGGACACCGCAGCCGAGGCTTGGGACCGCCTTGTTCATCTCTTTCAGGACAACAAATCGGCTAGGGCTCTTGCTCTTAATGCAAAATTCACCAAcaccaaattggtggattttccaaatgtgaaagcATACTGCACCTGGCTGAATGTTCTTGCAGACAACCTTGCCAACGTCGGTCACAAAGTTTCCGATGAACGACTTGTGCTTCGTCTTCTGCGAGGGTTGTCGGAGGAATATAAAACTTTTCGCACGACGGTGCAGCATCGTACTCCTCTCCCATCTTTTGACGTTGTCAGGTCAATACTTGAGCTTGAGGAAGATAGCCATGCCGAGGACGTCATTCACGACTCCGGCTCGAATGCTACTCTTGTTTCCCACAATGTTAATCCTCAGAATTTCTCAAGAAATGGACATCCcaataattttgaaaaataacTTCAACAATCGTGGAAATTCGCAGAATCGTGGAAAGAAAAATAACCGCGGTCGCAGCGGCGGCAACCGCAACAACCGCGGTGGTAGCGGGAATGGACAAAGCAGCGGCGGGGGCAGCCGAACCAATGCACAGGCATACCAGCCCGCCGCGTCGCAGCAGCAGGGACCTACTGCCCCGTCGTGGTATTTTCCATTGTGCCCGTACCCCACGGCTGGGTGGCAGCAGCCCCGCAGCTGGCAGCAGTCACATCCAGCTCCCTCGCAGTAGGGAGTTCTTGGTCCTCGTCCTCCACAGTCGTTCTACTCATCAGCCTCGTCATTACATGGTGGGTATGCGCCCACAAATATTGATCAAGCTATGCACACAATGTCGTTGAATCCGCCCGATGATAAGAATTGGTGcatggacaccggagccacatcccacatgaccaactcccaaggtactctctcgtcttattatcaattgagcaaaaataatggcattgttgttggtaatggtaacatgattccaattcgtggttatggtcatacatcccttcaagaaaatccatctttaaaattgaaaaatgtcttacatgcacctaaactcatcaaaaaccttatttccgttcgtaaatttactatcgataatatggtttctgttgaatttgatccttttggtTTTTATGTGAAGGATTTACGGACGGGGAGCAAACTCATGAGATGTGAAAGTTCAggtgatctttatccattcttcAAAAAATTTCGAGTCATCTCGTCTTCCGCACCATCTGTTTTTAGTGTCATCTCTCCTCATATCTGGCACTCCCATTTAGGTCATCCAGGGGATGTTATTCTTAGTTCTTTAcgtagtagtaatttgattgaatgtaataaggctcgaaacaatgtttgtcattcttgccctctggggaaattaattaaattgcCTTTTTGTGACTCTCTTTCAACTAGTACTATGCCCTTTGACATTGTTcacagtgatttatggacttcacctGTTCTTAGCTCTTCAAGTCACAGATATTATTacactaattttctttggacttttcccatcaaaacaaagtcccaagtttatAATTGCTTCTTGTCTTTCTGGATTTTCATTCGCACTtagtttgaaaaagaaatcaaaactttTCAATGTGACAACGGGCGTGAATTTGATAATGGTCCTTTTCATAAGTTTTGTGAACAAAACGGGATGCTTTTCCGCTTTTCTTGTCCCCACACTTTCCCACAAAATGGTAAGGCGGGACAGAAAATTAAATCCATCAATAATATTGTTCGTACACTCCTTGCCCATGCATCTATGCCCCCTCCTATTGGCATCACGCCTTGGCCATGGCAACGTACCTCCACAATATTCTTCCTTCTAAACTCTTAGAATATAAGACACCCACTCACATTCTTTATCAAAAGAATCAATCTTACTatcatctccgagtctttggctttctatgctttcctctctttccctctacacaaattcataagttgcAATCTAGGTCCACTCCGTGTGTTTTCCTAGGATATCCTTCCAATCATCGGGGGTACAAATGCTATGACTTATCGAGCCGAAAAATAATCATAGCCCGGCATGTGTGGTTTGATGAAAATTCCtttccattttcacaaataaatactcCATCTCCCACCTCATATGAATTTTTGGATGATGATAATTCCCCATTGAGAATCCAATTGTTGCATGACCAGGCCACTGCTCCGCCAATGCAACCCCCTCCCTCTCGTGCAACCCACCACCCGAGATCTCCCACCTCCTCTCCTTCATCGTCGACTGCCCAGCAGTCCACCTCCACTGCCCCAGCTGCCCGCCAGCCTCTTAATCCTCCTACCATGGCCCACACGGCAGTCCCCCCACTGCCAGCCCCTCCCTCTCCCACGCTGCCCCACCACGGCAGCAGCCCCCTCCCTGCCAACCCCCCACCCGTTCATCGCACGACTACACATAGTcaacatgggatttttaagccAAACTCAAGCCTTAAGTGTCACCAACAATTCCATCTCCCCCATTCCTCGGAATCCCATTGGTGCCCttaatgacccgaattggaaaaatgttatgcaagatgaatataatgctcttattgatagtaagacttgggagttggtccctcgtcctccaaatgctaatattattcggtctttatggatttttcggcataaaaagaaatctgatggttcttttgagaggcataaagcccgtcttgtagttGATGGCACGTCTCAACGGGAAGGTGTTGAttgtgacgagactttcagtccggtggtcaagccggcAACTATCCGTGTGGTTCTTACTATTGCTTTATCTCACTCTTGGCCTATTCACCAGCTTGAtgtaaagaatgctttcttacatggcAATTTGAATGAGACCGTCTATATGTATCAGCCTCTGGGATTCCGGGATCCAGCTAGTCCtgatcatgtctgtctcttgcGTAAGTCTCTTTATGGTTTGAAGCAGGCATCACGGGCTTGGTATCAGCGTTTTGCTGAATATGTGGCAACCATTGGTTTCTCGCATAGTACATC includes these proteins:
- the LOC132611679 gene encoding uncharacterized protein LOC132611679, which produces MADASKLHPATTVTNIKSCILIVLDYEGSQYNNWATLFKLHCRANLVINHILPLASPTVPPPATAVEKLAAKALWERLDDIVWQWIYGTISNDLLNMIIHQEDTAAEAWDRLVHLFQDNKSARALALNAKFTNTKLVDFPNVKAYCTWLNVLADNLANVGHKVSDERLVLRLLRGLSEEYKTFRTTVQHRTPLPSFDVVRSILELEEDSHAEDVIHDSGSNATLVSHNVNPQNFSRNGHPNNFEK